One window from the genome of Magnolia sinica isolate HGM2019 chromosome 4, MsV1, whole genome shotgun sequence encodes:
- the LOC131242653 gene encoding uncharacterized protein At4g06598-like: MANSKGTADFKNSMCAGKQLLLPPKSPFQSTSLSNSDYGSSSTGSKGILKPREGHRPRQRTSSESFLFEEQPPWLDELLNEPETPARRGAHRRSSSDSFAYLEASNNSYNRDSTSWEEYKHGNIASVPSWGSLDFDHFRDALHASSYTESCFKGQRNMAWESPLNSVAYPGSLSPVRDNIIGQGSGSSCAPSEPDGVASVVTEKQDQDESHLHDLQGSSERGDHFSARPSASEVDPKRAKQQFAQRSRVRKLQYIAELERSVQTMQVEGCEISAELEFLGQQHIILSMENKALKQRLDSLAQEQLIKYFEQELLEGEIARLRALVYQQQLPQLPPSTRHRRNGSRESGGLDSQLANLSLRHKEANSGRDPVSGSLRI, encoded by the exons ATGGCAAATTCTAAAGGGACTGCAGACTTTAAAAATTCGATGTGTGCCGGGAAACAGTTGCTTCTTCCTCCTAAAAGTCCCTTTCAAAGCACATCCCTGTCAAATTCAGATTATGGCTCCTCTTCAACAGGATCAAAAGGTATCCTGAAACCCAGAGAGGGTCATAGGCCCCGACAGCGTACTTCCTCTGAGAGCTTTCTCTTTGAGGAGCAACCTCCTTGGCTCGACGAACTTCTTAATGAGCCAGAGACACCTGCGAGGAGAGGAGCTCATCGGCGTTCATCAAGCGACTCTTTTGCATACTTGGAGGCATCTAATAATTCTTATAACAGAGATAGCACATCTTGGGAGGAATATAAGCATGGCAATATAGCTTCTGTACCTTCTTGGGGTTCTCTGGACTTCGATCACTTTCGCGATGCACTACATGCTTCTTCCTATACAGAAAGCTGTTTCAAAGGACAACGGAATATGGCATGGGAGTCACCTTTGAACTCTGTGGCCTACCCAGGCAGCCTGTCACCTGTGAGAGATAACATTATAGGTCAAGGCTCAGGGTCATCATGTGCTCCTTCGGAACCGGATGGGGTTGCATCTGTTGTTACCGAGAAGCAAGACCAAGATGAATCTCATCTGCATGATTTGCAAGGTTCTTCTGAAAGAGGGGATCACTTTTCTGCTAGGCCTTCTGCATCTGAGGTTGATCCGAAACGTGCCAAACA ACAATTTGCACAGCGATCCCGTGTGCGGAAACTTCAGTATATAGCAGAGCTGGAAAGAAGCGTCCAAACTATGCAG GTGGAAGGGTGCGAAATTTCAGCTGAGCTGGAATTTCTTGGCCAGCAGCATATCATATTGAGCATGGAGAATAAAGCCCTAAAGCAACGGTTAGATAGCTTGGCCCAGGAACAACTCATAAAGTATT TTGAGCAGGAGCTCTTGGAGGGAGAGATTGCAAGGCTTCGGGCACTGGTGTATCAGCAGCAGCTGCCACAGCTACCACCCTCTACCCGTCACAGACGCAATGGTAGTAGGGAGTCTGGCGGCCTTGATTCCCAACTGGCTAATCTCTCTTTGAGACACAAGGAAGCCAATTCTGGCAGGGACCCAGTCAGTGGTTCTCTCCGCATCTGA